The Fundidesulfovibrio magnetotacticus genome includes a region encoding these proteins:
- a CDS encoding DUF2867 domain-containing protein, which translates to MNGQPSELSLPPEVLEAVGAYDFADQFAAASRKEIRRYLADFLSYRPWWLRALFALRAPLARLLGIRHAFQPDAPTGPESIPFEPGGMLWIFRTVAAREGSYWAGEADDAHLRAVLAVTADTLEGGARGYRVMTFVRFKNWRGPLYFRLVRPFHSLVVGAKTRRAA; encoded by the coding sequence GTGAACGGCCAGCCTTCGGAGCTCTCGCTGCCGCCCGAGGTGCTCGAGGCCGTGGGGGCCTACGATTTCGCCGACCAGTTCGCCGCTGCGAGCCGCAAGGAAATCCGCCGCTATCTGGCGGATTTTCTTTCGTACAGGCCCTGGTGGCTACGGGCGCTCTTCGCCCTGCGAGCGCCCCTGGCGCGCCTGCTGGGCATCCGCCACGCGTTCCAGCCGGACGCGCCGACCGGGCCGGAATCCATCCCCTTCGAGCCGGGGGGCATGCTCTGGATCTTCAGGACCGTTGCGGCCCGCGAGGGGTCCTACTGGGCGGGCGAAGCCGACGACGCGCACCTGCGCGCGGTGCTGGCGGTGACCGCAGACACCCTGGAGGGCGGAGCAAGGGGCTACCGCGTGATGACCTTCGTGCGCTTCAAGAACTGGCGCGGCCCGCTCTATTTCCGGCTGGTGCGCCCCTTCCACTCCCTGGTGGTGGGGGCCAAGACGCGCCGGGCGGCGTAG
- a CDS encoding lipopolysaccharide biosynthesis protein, whose translation MSQPSDNGGAAAASHGVIGKFLHLASAQTIKDLLHTAFFIYLARVDQSHYGEFQLAFSTAMIVLFLGEFGLNQPLVSALSKKYGHKGDILMQYTLIKGVILVLGWLGVTAFIMQQRYTGGLTNLIQVITAGVGLEALASTFFVACRVQGRQDLEARIRSIGAVCGYGWALATLALGFQPHWIALFKIIENGINLLGGAWIAVNRTDVQDLAFKGKALARTWNTAKGGVVFVFMALFSILYNKANLFFLQKYAGPHSVAQYAATWEVVDAIQIPISSLLMKSVLYPLFVGLWRHDKEAFDRLKDNSVKWLLGASIPVMFFLWAESDRIIGIIYGPDYHQAALLQKWLVPSVLFSFIHNLAAYLLMSQHRQWTLFWIYGAGLILNIALCSVFIPGDPLLGAGMAIVLTKGVVALCSTVTCQRSMGLIKWRAVRPVLGAACLGGALYYALGLTHVRELAEAGALSPFAVLGWKWWKEMKAQARAA comes from the coding sequence ATGAGCCAGCCCTCGGACAACGGGGGAGCGGCCGCCGCGTCCCACGGCGTCATCGGCAAGTTCCTGCACCTTGCCTCGGCCCAGACCATCAAGGATCTCCTCCACACCGCCTTCTTCATCTACCTGGCCCGCGTGGACCAGAGCCACTACGGCGAGTTCCAGCTGGCCTTCAGCACGGCCATGATCGTGCTTTTCCTGGGGGAGTTCGGGCTCAACCAGCCCCTGGTGTCCGCCCTGTCCAAGAAATACGGGCACAAGGGCGACATCCTCATGCAGTACACGCTTATCAAGGGCGTGATCCTCGTGCTGGGCTGGCTGGGCGTCACGGCCTTCATCATGCAGCAGCGCTACACGGGGGGGCTCACCAACCTCATCCAGGTGATCACCGCCGGGGTGGGCCTGGAGGCCCTGGCCTCCACCTTCTTCGTGGCCTGCCGCGTGCAGGGGCGACAGGACCTGGAGGCCCGCATCCGCTCCATCGGCGCGGTGTGCGGCTACGGCTGGGCCCTGGCCACCCTGGCCCTGGGCTTCCAGCCCCACTGGATCGCCCTTTTCAAGATCATCGAGAACGGCATCAACCTCCTGGGCGGAGCCTGGATCGCCGTGAACCGCACCGACGTGCAAGACCTGGCCTTCAAGGGCAAGGCACTGGCCAGGACCTGGAACACCGCCAAGGGCGGCGTGGTCTTCGTATTCATGGCGCTCTTCTCCATCCTCTACAACAAGGCCAACCTCTTCTTCCTCCAGAAGTACGCCGGGCCGCATTCCGTGGCCCAGTACGCCGCCACCTGGGAGGTGGTGGACGCCATCCAGATCCCCATCTCCAGCCTGCTCATGAAGAGCGTGCTCTACCCCCTCTTCGTGGGCCTGTGGCGGCACGACAAGGAAGCCTTCGACCGGCTCAAGGACAACTCCGTGAAATGGCTCCTGGGGGCCTCCATCCCGGTGATGTTCTTCCTGTGGGCCGAATCGGACCGCATCATCGGCATCATCTACGGCCCGGACTACCACCAGGCCGCGTTGCTCCAGAAATGGCTCGTGCCCTCCGTGCTCTTCAGCTTCATCCACAACCTGGCCGCCTACCTGCTCATGAGCCAGCACCGGCAGTGGACCCTCTTCTGGATTTACGGGGCGGGGCTGATCCTGAACATCGCCCTGTGCAGCGTGTTCATCCCGGGCGACCCGCTGCTGGGCGCGGGCATGGCCATCGTGCTCACCAAGGGCGTCGTGGCGCTGTGCTCCACCGTGACCTGCCAGCGCTCCATGGGCCTCATCAAGTGGCGCGCCGTGAGGCCCGTGCTGGGGGCCGCGTGCCTGGGCGGGGCGCTCTACTACGCCCTGGGCCTGACCCACGTGCGCGAGCTGGCCGAGGCCGGGGCGCTCTCGCCCTTCGCGGTGCTCGGCTGGAAATGGTGGAAGGAGATGAAGGCCCAGGCGCGCGCGGCCTGA